Part of the Candidatus Syntrophosphaera sp. genome is shown below.
TTTTTGAGGTGCACGACCTTCACACTGTGAGTCCCGATGTCGATTCCCACCGACTCCTTGAATTTGATCGTTTTCTTTTTCTTCATAGTTCCTCTTATCTATGACATTATTATTCTTAGAGATTCTCCGGCGGCCTTTTGATCACCCAGTTGACGGCAGAGAAAGGTGTTTCGTCCCTGCGGTTCACTTCCGGGAAATCGATCGGTGAGGTTTTGTAAAACCGGTCGTCGTAGTGATAGTTCTTTTTATATCCAGTTCCGGAGCCTGAAGCCCCGGGCCAATTGGTGTTGGTAAGCTGGAAATTCAGCACGGGATCGTTATGGGCAACGGTCGCCGGAGCGCTGGAGCCGCCGCAGTAATCGATCGGCTGGTTCCATGCTCCCCCGGAAGGCCATTCCACGTCATAATAGCTGCGGTGGACAAAGCCCCTGCGCCTTTGCGAGATCGAGCCATGCACGTTGATGTAGCCGCGTTCCAGATAGGGGACTCGTTCCGGCCAAAGCGGATTGTACCAGGGATAGTCGATCAACGGCGGCCAGGGATTGGCATAGTTCTGGGGAAAACGGCGCCGGTGCAGGTCGATCTTGTCAAAATAGGTTGGGACACCACCCACGTTCACAAGCACAGCCGGAACGGAGGGATGCGGATGCTGGTATTCAAAGGTGAAGACCCCGTCCGCGTGGGAGTTGCCGTGTCCGTCCCCCAAAGCCGCCATCGCCGCGTAGATCCAGATCCCGCCGTAGCCCGTGTCAGGACCCATGTTGGGATGGTAGCGCAGGGAATCGACCGGGTCGCGGTAGCCGTATTTGATCACGATGGATTTCTCGGAGACCAGGCCCACCACGTCGGTGCGGTTGTTGATCGGATTCGATCCCGGATTTGTGTTGGAAAGCTCTATGCTTCCGATCAGATACATGGTGTCCGCGCAGCCCCAGGTCTGGTAGGTGCCAAACTTCCCCTTGATCCAGAGCTTACCGTGGACGAAATTGGACTGGTTCAACGAACTGCCGGTGCCCCAGAAGGTCCAGGTCGTGTCTCTGACGTTATACTGGTTCGTATATTGGTATGTGGCGTCATTGGGTGGCGGATAGGGATCATAGACCATGGAGTATTCCCGGTAGGGATCTTCAACAATGCCGTGGTAGGCGGTATAGCCGCTGCCGTCCACATCGATGAACATGATGTTGTCCGGATCGAAATACTGCGGTCCGACGACGTGGCCGTTTCTGCGGATGGTCGTTGCTTCCTCGGGGAAGATCGTGTAGGCATAGCCTTCGGTGAGGCCGCCCAGGAAGATCTCGTTCACGTTGTAGGAACCGGAATAGGATTTGATCTCACCCGTGGTGGACACCCAGCCGAAGAAGGTGGGCCAGCCGTTGTTGGTCCCGCCCCCGGCCTGCTTGATCCAGATGTCCGTGTTGCTGTGCACCCGGCCGTAGATCAGGTCCGGGCCGTAGAAATAGACGTTCTGTTCGGCGGGGGATTCGTCCGTGTCCGTGAAATACATGTATTTGGCAAAAGTCTCGGTCTCCAGGGTATAGATGCTGTATTTCCGGATCATGGAGAATTTGGTGTTCATCATGGCGGTTTGGCCGATACCGGATTTGGATTTGACCAGGGATTTCACCTGGGTCATCTGTTTCCGGTCGCCGATCACCACCTCGTCCTGGATGTCCAGGAGTCCGCCCTGGCTCAGGATGGACTGGATCTTGAAAGTCTTGCGCAATGCGGAATTCACCACCTCGACGTTGCGCTCCGAGGTGCGAACGGGGATGAGCACCGTGCCCAGTTTCTGGGCGATCCTCTGCCCGCGGTAAGCTTCGCTGCGCAATAGCAGCATGCTCTGGAAGCCTTCAAAATCATACTGGAAGGCTACCACATCACGCATGGCCAGGCTGGAAAGGGTGAACCCGGACATCGCCGCGATCACCATCAGCAGCATCGCTATGGCAATATTCCCGCTGGGGTGTTTAAACATCCTTATACCTCCTTGGCTGGAGCTTGAGCTGGTTCATTTCTTGGCCATCTTGGTCCTGAATCTGACCGTCCGGAAATTGTCCGTGCCGGTCTTGACCCGGGCGTGGAGTTCGACCTGGACCGCCAAGACCTCTTGTTCCTGATTGAGTTTGGTGATCAGGAACCGGTCCACGACCATCTTCCCCAGGTTTTCCTCCTTGGGAAAGATGTAGAGCGGCGAGGCCACCTGGATCCCGTGGAACACATAGGTGCAGCGCACCACTCCGTCATAGAGGAAGAAGTGGGCGTAATCGTTGGTCTCCATCAGCCTGTCGGTGGGCGGGACGATCCGGATCCCGTTCGCGGTGTTGGTCGTCGTGTTGGTCAGTTGGAGCTTCATGGCGTTGGTCACGCCGTAATACTCCATGTTGTCGCCGCTGCCGACGGGCACTCCGTTCTTGATAATGTTGAGGGCGTCCAGGGCGTCAGTTTGCAATTCGGCCCAGGCGTTCAGTTCCTTGTATTTGCGGAAAAAAACGCCGACCCCCAACGCGGCGGTCACGATCAGAAGCGTGGAGATGATCATCACGACGATAACCTCGACCAAGGTCACGCCGCGTTGCCGGCCGATTATTCCGGTGCCGTGTTTTATAATTTTTTTCATTATGGTCCGGTATTGGGCAGGAAATAGTCTTCCCGCATACGGATGAAACGTTCTTTTTGCGTGACCTGGTCTGTCCACCTCATGGTGGCCTCCAGGTACACGAAGTTCAGGAGCTGCTCGTTTGAGGTTTCCTGGCCGGTCTTGCGCTCAATGGTCATATAGGCGTGCTGGATGTGGTCCGGGTTCAGGTCGTCGATCACATACTGCACGTTGGCCTGGAGTTGGAACGGGTTGCTGCGCGAATAGCGGTAGTATTCCATCTCCAGCTCGCCGTTGAGCAGCAGGGTGGCGACGCGGTCCCGGTAATTGGTCAGCAATTGCCTTTCCGCGTAGACGATGCCGATGTAGATGCTGATCACCATGACCACGATGATCAGCATCACAACTATTACTTCAAGCAGGGTCATGCCCTGTTGCCTGCGCAGCAGGCCAGGGGACTCTGAGCTTGCGGAAAGGGCAGGGGTCTCGATCATGAGAATCCCGCTCCGGAGGCGAACTGCTTGGGATTGTCGGCAAATTCCTCCGCGATGGTCCGCTCCACCAGGTTGTTCATCACCAGGTTGTAGAGCGACTGGTCGCGGGTTTGCATGCCTTCTTTGGTGCTGGCCTGAATGATCGAGGGGATCTGATAGGTCTTTTCCTCGCGGATCAGGTTGCGCACCGCGGCGTTGGCGACCATGATCTCCAGGGCCGGAACGCGCCCCTTGCCGTCCTTGGTGGGAAGCAGGGTCTGCGAAAGGACCGCTTCCAGCGATTCGGAGAGCATGGATCGCACCTGCTGCTGCTGTTCCTTGGGAAACATGTCAATGATCCTGTCAATGGATTTGGTGCAGCTGCCCGTGTGCAGGGTGGCGAAGACCAAGTGGCCGGTCTCGGCCGCTGTCAACGCCAATGACACCGTCTCCAGGTCACGCATCTCGCCCACGAGGATCACGTCCGGGTCCTCACGCAGAGCGCTTCTCAGCGCCGCCGTGAAACTCCAGGTGTCGTGGCCCAGCTCGCGCTGGTTGATCAGGCTGTTCTTGCTCTGATGCACAAACTCGATCGGGTCCTCGATCGTGATGATGTGGCAGTTGCGGTTGTCATTGATCGAGTCGATCATCGTGGCCAGGGTGGTTGATTTGC
Proteins encoded:
- a CDS encoding prepilin-type N-terminal cleavage/methylation domain-containing protein, producing the protein MKKIIKHGTGIIGRQRGVTLVEVIVVMIISTLLIVTAALGVGVFFRKYKELNAWAELQTDALDALNIIKNGVPVGSGDNMEYYGVTNAMKLQLTNTTTNTANGIRIVPPTDRLMETNDYAHFFLYDGVVRCTYVFHGIQVASPLYIFPKEENLGKMVVDRFLITKLNQEQEVLAVQVELHARVKTGTDNFRTVRFRTKMAKK
- a CDS encoding prepilin-type N-terminal cleavage/methylation domain-containing protein, with amino-acid sequence MIETPALSASSESPGLLRRQQGMTLLEVIVVMLIIVVMVISIYIGIVYAERQLLTNYRDRVATLLLNGELEMEYYRYSRSNPFQLQANVQYVIDDLNPDHIQHAYMTIERKTGQETSNEQLLNFVYLEATMRWTDQVTQKERFIRMREDYFLPNTGP
- a CDS encoding type IV pilus twitching motility protein PilT, translating into MTIHELLRFTAEAGASDLHIAAGAHPMVRVNGKMKRLNLPIQSVEEVENLVFGVMNEVQQEMFKKQLEIDFSTKLSNDVRFRVNAFHQVNGVSAAFRVIPNEIKGYDELHLPDILKRLTTKEKGLILVTGPTGSGKSTTLATMIDSINDNRNCHIITIEDPIEFVHQSKNSLINQRELGHDTWSFTAALRSALREDPDVILVGEMRDLETVSLALTAAETGHLVFATLHTGSCTKSIDRIIDMFPKEQQQQVRSMLSESLEAVLSQTLLPTKDGKGRVPALEIMVANAAVRNLIREEKTYQIPSIIQASTKEGMQTRDQSLYNLVMNNLVERTIAEEFADNPKQFASGAGFS